The DNA segment GCACGCAATATTTTCACCGGTTCCTGGTTCACCCAACTGGGCAGTTGCCTACCTGATCCCTTACAGCGACCTGAACGCAGCGATCTACCGCCTCAGCTGGATTATATCGCTGCTGGTTGCCGGGACGATCGGGGTTATGCTGATCGCCGCCATGGTGGTGGCCAACCTTACCGCCCGCCCGATTGTGGAGTCGGTAGCCCAGGCCCAGACTATCGCCCAGGGGGATCTTACCCGGGAAATACCGCCGGTGTATCTGCAGCGGCGCGACGAGATCGGCACCCTGGCCAAGGCGCTGGACAGCATGCAGGAGCAGCTGACCGATGTGGTGCAGAGCATCCAGCAGACCGCCGAGTATGTCTCGGCCGGCAGCCGCGAGATGAGCGATGCTGCCCAGGAGGTCTCCAATGGTTCCGAGCAGCTCTCCTCTACCGCCCAGGAGCTGAGTCAGGGAACCAGCCAGCAGGCGGCCTCGGTCGAGCAGGTCTCGGCATCTATGGAGCAGATGGCGGCCAATATCCAGCAGAGCGCGGACAACGCCATGGCGACCGAGCAGATCGCCAATCAGTCGGCCGATGAGGCCGAGCAGGGCGGCAAGGCGGTCGGTGAGACCGTGGTGGCGATGAAGCAGATCGCCGAGAAGATCGCGATCATCGAGGATATCGCGCGCGAGACGAATATGCTGTCCCTGAATGCGGCCATCGAGGCTGCCCGGGCCGGTGAGCACGGCAAGGGGTTTGCGGTGGTGGCGGCGCAGGTGCGCAAACTGGCCGAGAACTCCAGCAAGGCAGCCGGCGAGATCAGCAACCTTTCCACCCACTCGGTCAAGATCGCCGAGGAGGCCGGGCAGATGCTGGAACGGATTGTGCCGAACATCCGCAAGACAGCCGAACTGGTGCAGGAGATCAGTGCCTCCAGTCGCGAGATGAACTCCGGGGCCGGTCAGGTGAACGCGGCGGTCAGTCAGCTGGACCAGGTGGTGCAGCAGAGCTCGGCATCGGCCGAACAGGTTGCCTCTACCAGCGAGGAGCAGTCCAGCCAGACCGAGCAGATGGCAGCTACCGCCGAGCAGCTTTCCGCCCAGGCCCGGCAGCTGGAAGAGGTTATTGCCTTCTTCAAGACCGCTGCCAGGCAGGCCGGCGCGCTGCCTGGCCCGCAGCCTTCTCCCCGGTCCGGTGAGCGTAGTGGAGAGCGAGCCGGTGATCGCGGTGCACGGGATGCCCGGGCTGCATCCAGCCCGTCCCGCGGTGCCGCCACCGCCGCCCGCACCAGGGAGGCGGCTGCACCGGCCTCCCCGAGAGCCGGTGAGCGCCATCAGCCGCGCCCGAAACAGACCGGAATCACTCTGGCCCAGCGCCCGTTACTGAATGATGACGATGCTGATTTCGAGGAGTTTTAGGTGCAGGTTGAGCGAACCGAGGGCGGGGATCGCACCCTGGTAAGGATTACCGGCAGTGTCGGGATCCAGGATATTGCCGAACTGCACCGCGAGCTGATTCCGGCGCTGCGGTCGGGTGCGGTCTGCATCGACACCAGCGGGGTTACCGCTGCAGATTTCTCGCTGGTCCAGCTGCTGGCTGCTGCCCGCAGGGATGCGGTGCGGCGGGGCGTCCCGCTGGATCTGGAGCAGCACCTGGGCACGGCCGTCCGGGAGGCTGCGGCACGCAGCGGACTTGCCCACCGGATCGACGGGAAGGCAGGGTGAGAGCATGAATGTCCCCAACACCATCTTTATAGACGAAACCACCGAAATTCTTGCCCAGCTCGAGCAGGATGTGGTCTCCCTCGAGCAGTCCCCGCATGATGCAGATCTGCTGAACCGCATGTTCCGCGGGATTCATACCATCAAGGGATCAGGGGGTATGTTCGGGTTTGATTACCTGTCCGAACAGGCCCATGTAATGGAGAATGTGTTCGACCGGCTGCGCGACCGGGAGCTCCAGGTAACCAGGCAGATCATCGATCTGACCCTGCAGGGTATCGATCAGCTCAAGCTGATGCTGCAGGATCCCGACGAGCACCCCCGGACCGCAGGCTGGGATCAGCTGGCCGAGGGCACGACCGGTGCCGCCACAAGCGATGCTCCCCCGGCGACCCCTGACAGCACGGAGGCTACGTTCGGGGTATACCACATCTATTTTCGCCCGGATCCGCAGCTGATGATGCACGGCGCCCGTCCCTTGCTGCTGATTCAGGAGCTGGAGGAACTGGGGGAGGTGCGGGTAACCGCCGATGATGCTGCTATTCCGGATTTCGAGTCGCTTGATCCCGAGCAGTGTCTGTGCAGCTTTGATATCCTGCTGGCCGGCGAGATTCCGGAACAGGATATCCGGGATGTATTCATGTTTGTGGAGCACGGCGCCGAGCTGCGCATTCGGCGGATCGCCATTAGCCAGGATGACCCGCAGGAACTGCCGCGACTGGGCGAGATCCTGCAGCAGCGAACCGGCATCAGCGATGAACAGATGCAGCGTATCCTGGATGAACAGCAGCGCTACCTCAAGCTGGGCGAACTGGCGGTGGCCAAGGGCTACGTGCGCAAAGAGGATGTCGACGGGGCCCTGCAGGAGCAGCGCTTTGTACGTGAACAGGCTGCCCGGCACAGTCAGGCCAGCAGCAGCCTGCGCATCCCCGGTGCCAAGGTGGATGCAGCGGTGAATCTGGTGGGGGAGCTGGTGACCATGCAGGCACGGCTCAGCCGTCGTGCCCATGAACTGCAGGACCCCCTGATGGGGAGCATTGTCGAGGGGCTGGAGCTGCTGGTCGCCGATCTGCGCCAGGGGGTGATGAGCATGCGGCTGGTGCCGCTGCAGGACACCTTTCTGGGGTTTCGCCGACTGGTGCGTGATCTGGCCAACGACACCGGCAAGGCCCTGAATCTGGAGCTCAGCGGCGGCGAGACCGAGATGGACAAGCTGGTGATCGATCGCCTTAAGGGTCCGCTGGTGCACCTGATTCGCAACTGCGCCGATCACGGGATCGAGGGTGCCGAGCAGCGTGCCGGGGCCGGCAAGCCTGTCGAGGGAACCATCAGGATTGCCGCCCGCTACATCGGCTCCCAGGTAGAGATAGAGATCGCCGACGACGGCGGCGGGGTGGATCTGGAGCGAGTGCGCCGCAAGGCGGTCGAGCGCGGCATACTTGCCGAGGGGGAGGTCCTGGAGCCGGGTGATGTGCTGGCAATCCTGGCTGCCCCGGGCTTCAGCACCAGTGAGCAGGTCTCCTCGGTGTCAGGTCGTGGTGTCGGGATGGACGCGGTGCAGATGGAGGTCGAGGCGCTGTCCGGCCAGCTGTCCATGGACAGCACCGAAGGCCAGGGAACGGTCTTTCGCATCCGGCTGCCGCTTACCCTGGCGATTATCGACAGCCTGCTGGTTCGGGTGGGACAGGAGTTTTTTACCATCCATCTGAGCGATGTTGATGAATGCTTTATCCTGCGGGATGCCCCCCAGGTCCTGGGGACCCGGAAAAGGATCACCAGTCACAACGGGGCAGCACTGCCGTATATCGATCTGCGACAGCACCTCGGGCTGCCGGGGACTACCCCGCAGATCGCCAATGTGGTAGTATCGGCCGCCGCCGGTCAGCCGGTCGGGATTGTGGTCGACCAGATCGTCGGCCAGTCGCAGGCAGTGATCAAACCCCTGAGCGGGGCGGTGCACACCGCCCCCGAGATCAGCGGTTCGACCATCCTTGGCGACGGCGGGATATCATTTATCCTGGATATTGTACGACTGGTAGGGAGCCTCTCGTAACAGCGACCCGAACAGGCTTATCCCGGTCGAGATCCGGACCCGGCGCAGTGAGGCGCCGGCGGTGCCGGCCGGAAACACCTGCCCGCTGTCGGTGGGCATGGCGCGGGCGGAACCGCGAAACTCCGGCACCAGTTCCCCGGTGATCTCTACCCAGAAAAGGCTGGCATCAGAGGCGCGTATACCAATGCGTAATCCGCCGGCGATGAACTGTCCGCCCCGGGGATAGTCGTAGAACTCGATACCGCCGCTTCCCCCATCCTCGCGTCGATAATGGTGATCGACCGCATCGACGACCACCAGCGGGCTGTACTGCCCGTCCAGCTGCAGCATAATGCGGGGGTAGGGCTCTGCTGCTACACTTACCCCGATGTACGGGATGCGATGGTGTTGCCGGTAGCTGATTACGGTACCAAAGAACTCACCGCTGGAGCTCGGGTAGGTGTAGCTGCCGTCGCGGGCGTCAAAGGTTATGTAGCGCTGGGTATAGCCGGCACGGGGTGCCAGCAGCCAGCGGTTGCCGTAATAGCGCCAACCCATATGCAGATCGGCAGCATATCCCCCCAGTACATAGTTGTCATGATCCGAGCGGTGCGTAGGGGACTGCTGATCATCGGGATCCAGCCGTTGCTCTCCGGGTATCCAGTCCCGATCGGTCATGCCGCCGGATCGCCCGGGCAGTAAAGCGGCAAAGCCGCCCCCGGTAAAAATGCCGTAGCCAAGCTCGATCTCGCCCTGTAGACCAAACTCGATCACATTGTCGATATCCCAGTCGAGCTGGCTCAGCAGATCTGCATCGGGTACCGATGTTTCACTGTCATAGACATATTCGCCAGCGCGGCCCCAGCTGATGCCGGTGTAGGCTTCCAGGCGCAGGCGTGCCGGTTCCGGCGTGAACAGCTCAGTGGCAGCTGTCGGCAGGGAGAGCAACATCAAAAGAACAACCCCGGCTGCAGGAAGCCAGCGGACCGATACATGCTTCAGGTTTCTCACAACTGTCCTGTATCATGCAGTATTATCTTTCTCGCGACAAGGTGTTCTCGAACCGACGCCAGTTCGGGAGTGCTGGAGTTGCACAGGCGCCGGTGCGCCGGTACACTTTCCTTAGTGACGCCAGTTTTGTTGTTGGCCCTCTGAGGCGGCGATAGCAGCCTTCTTAAGCCTTCTCAGGCCCAGAACAACAAAACTGGCGTCACTAAAGAGTGGTTATCTACGGGAGCAGTATATGAATCAACAGGAAGAGTGGGGCCAGGCCCTGTCCCCCCGGGCAAAAACGGTGTGGGCTGTTCGATCAGCAGTCATCGGACTGGGAATCTCCGGCGCAACCGCCGCTGCCGCGATACTGTGGTGGCCGCAGCCAGGTGTGCTGACCGGGATAGCTGCCGGGGGTGCGCTGCTGGTGCTGTGGCTCGTGTCCGGCAGTGTTATGGTGCCGCAGGTTCGCTGGCGCATCTGGCGCTATCGGATCGATCCCGACCGGATTCAGCTGCGCCGCGGGTTGCTGATTCGTACCCACGCCAGTATACCGGCTGCCCGGGTGCAGCATGCCGATACCAGTCAGGGGCCGCTGTTGCGGCTGTTCGGGCTTGCCAGGGTGCAGATATTTACCGCCGGCAGCACCCATGAGATTCCGGTGCTGCCAGAGGCTGCGGCGACCGATCTGTGCGAGCAGATTGTGGCAATTGCCAACCGGAGTGGCGACGATGTCTGAGCGGCTCCACTGGTATGCGATCGTTCACCGCAGTGTCTCGGCGACTGCCGGGATTATCCCGTTTCTGCTCATCCCGATTTTTCTTACCAGTCCCGAGGATTTTCGCCCGCTGCGACTGCTGCTGGCACTCGGATTCCTGATTGCCCTGCTGCTGCCAGCCCTGGGCTGGAACACGGTGTGGTGGCGCCGATTCCGTTACAGCGCCGACAGCGGCGGGATCCAGCTGACCTGGGGTATTGTAATCCGCCGTCAGCGCAGTGCCGCCCTGGATCGCATCCAGCGGGTCACGACCACGACCGGGCCGGTGATGCGCCGGCTTGGGGTAACCTCGCTGCATATCGAAACTGCCGGCGGCAGCGAGGAGCCGGAGATCCACCTTCCTTCGGTAAGCCGCGAGGAGGCCCGTCGACTGCAGCAGCTGCTGTCCCCGCTGCAGCAGGCAGACGGCGACGAAATATATGGTGGCGAGACATCTGCCAGCGAGATAGCCAGCGGGGCGCTATCCGACAGCGGGTTATCCGACGGGGTGCCCGCGGCGACCATCGGGGATGCTGTCGCCTCACTCAGCCCGGATCGCCGGACCGCGGCGGTGGCTGATTTCCGTTTGCGCCTGCGGGACATGATTATCGCCGGTTTTACCTCCGGTGGAGCGCTGGCGATCCTGGGGGTGCTGATCGTCGCCTACGTCGAGCTGCGCAGTGCGGTGCCCGAGGAGTGGGAGCATCGGGTGCTGGCTTTGTTCCCGAATCCGGTCTGGGCCGCTGCGGCAATCCTGGCAGTGCTGCTGGCAATCTCCTGGTGTATCGCCTCGCTGCTGCAGATCGAGGCCTTCTGGGGGTTTCACGCCGTCAGGAGGGGCGGGCATATCAGTATCCGCCGTGGCCTGATCAGTGAACGTACCACTGAACTGGATGTTTCGCGCATTCATGCGGTAACCGTGGTGGAGGCCCCGCTGCGGGCCCTGCTTGGCCGGGCAACGGTCAAGCTGCAGGTTGCCGGGCAAAGCGGCAGTATGGGTATGGACAGTGCCAAGCTGCTGCCGATTGTGCCGCGCACCGAGATTCCGGCCGCAATCTCGGCGTTGCTGCCGGAATATGCGGTGGAGCAGCCGCTGACACCGCTGCCGCCATCAGCCTTCTGGGGATACCTGCTGCGCGGGCTGCCGACGGCAGTACTGCTCGCCGCGGCAGGCGGCTACTTCCTGCACCCCCTGTTCTGGCTGTTCCCGATGGTGGCGCTGCTGTGGGCCTTCGCGGCCTGGCGCGATGGCGGGATGTCTGGCGTGCAGGTGCTGGCGCTGCGACGGCGCCTGTGGTCCCGGCGTACCATGATACTGCACCGGCGTCGGGTGCAGGCAGTCGAGGAGCTGCGTTCACCCCTGCAGCGGCTGCTGGGGCTGGCCAGTCTGCGGGTTTATGCTGCTGCCGGGAGCATGACCGTACACGGGCTTGCACTGCCGACGGTGTCCCGGGCTGCTGCCTGGGTGTACCGGGAGCAGGGCTGATATGGCAAGCTATGTCGTGGGGGATGTCCATGGTCGCCTGGAGACCCTGCGGCTGCTGTGCAAGCAGCTGCATTTCTCCCCGCACCGGGATCGCCTGTTGTTCGTCGGTGACCTGGTAAATCGCGGGCCGCAGTCGGTGGAAACCGTAGCATTTGTCCGCAACCTCGGCAGCGCTGCCGAGAGTATCCTGGGTAATCACGATCTGTATCTGCTGGCCTGCGCCGATGGGGTGCTGCAGCCGCGCGGCAGTGACCGATTTGCAGAGATTCTGCAGCACCCCGCGGCTGAAACCACCCTCGCCTATCTGCGCCGCCGTCCGCTGCTGCTCACCCTGCGCCGGCCCCGGACAGTGGTGGTGCATGCCGGCCTGCCGGCATTCTGGAGCCTGCCCGAGGTGATGGCGCGGGCTGCTGCTGTCCAGCTGCGTCTGCGTTCCCGGCTGCCGGCCCGGCGGGTACGGCTGCTGTCGCGCACGGTACGCGACGGCGAGATCAGCTGTCCCAATCGGCATCACGGCCCCTGGCATTACCTCTCGCTGGACCAGGCCGCCTACACCATGAATCTGCTCACCGGGGTTCGCCTGATCGACCCGCGCGGGACCGTCCCTCTGGGCAGCAAGGCTGAACAGCGGGCAGTCGAGACCGGCGGGGTTCGATTTCGCCCCTGGTATCAGCGGTACGCCCGGCATCATGCGCGTTCACGCCATGCGATCTGCTTCGGCCACTGGGCCAGCCTGGGCGGGCTTGATCAGCCCCCGTTTTACGGCCTGGATACCAACTGCGGCGGCGGCGATCGCCTGACGGCGCGAAACCTGGATACCGGGGAGCTGACCAGTGTGGCCTGCATCGACTAAAAAAAGCCGCGACACAGCTGTCGCGGCTTGCTTCCGGCACTCCAGACGCCGGGGCTAAAATCCGAAGGCTGCCACCAGGCTCAAGGCCGCCCCCCGCGGTGAGAGCATCCCCAGGAACTCCGGGCTGCTCATGCTGGCCTGCATGCCCAGCTCGACTACCCGCAGGTTCACGCGCAGCCCGAGGGAGCTGCGCCAGGCAATGTCCTCGTGCGCCAGTCCGACCGACAGAATCGACAGGGGAAAGAACGAGCCTTCTACATGCACACCGCCGTTTACCCGGAAGGGCTCGGCGAAGACCACGGCCCCATGTCCGATGATGTCGATCAGCGGAACCGCAGTGACGCGATAAAATCCCCCGGCCCGGAACGGCATATAGATGCGCTGGCTGCTGTCTTCCATTGCTTCGAACTCGATATCCGGATCATCAACATCAAAGGGATCATCGCCACTGTCCAGTGAATCAAGGATGCCGTCGGTAGATGCCCCGGCCGCTGCGGAATAGCGCCAGGCATACTGCGGCAGCGGCGCGTACAGCGGGATATTGGTAAAGGATGCCCCCCATTTCGGTTTGTTCCGATCAGGGTTGTAGACCACCCCGAAATCCAGCTTGAGTCCGCCGGGGCCGCTCATGACCTCGGCGGCGTCAAACGACTCCATGTGTTCCAGGTCTACGGCCGAGTACAGCTCGGCCTCGATCCGGGCGGTGCCCTCGATACGTCCATCCTGCTCGGCACGGAAGCTATAGGACGAGATCCCGTTGCGGGTGTAGGCAATCGGCACATACTTTCCCACCTTGACGCCGAATGTATAGGGCTCCAGGTTATAGCTGCCGTAGGCGCCGTACTCCAGAAAGCTCTGCAGCACGCTGGAGCTGCGCCCCTCGTAGGTGGTATCCATCTCGAATCCCTCGGACAGAAACCCGAACAGCCCCTTGGGCACCCCGACCTCGAAAAAGGTTTCGCTATCCATGTACACCCCGGCACCAAAGTCGAGAACATGTACGGTGAAATGAGACTCGCCCCCGAAGTTTGCACCGAACTTGAATCCGCCGTCTCCAATGCGCTGGTACATATCGTCGAAGTCGATTACCAGGGTCGGATTAAAGATACGTCCGGTGGTCCAGTAGCTGTTCTGAAAGCCGCTGGTCATGGAAAACCCGGACTCGAAATACTCCCGGTTCCCGGTGCTCAGCAGCGCCGGGTTGTAGCGATGGTTCCATGGCAGGGTGGGGTAGGCAGCTGCCGTTCCGGCGGTTATCAGCAGCAGCCCGAGCGCCAGCAACGCAGCCCGCAGTCTGGTGGTTATCGAAGCAGTGGTATGGTTCATTTTTTACTCCTCCCCGCCCAGCGGGAACTTCAGGTCGATCTCGCTGCGCACCTCGAGCCATATCCCGACCGACAGCTCCCCGGTTGTGTCCAGCGACAGGGTGCCTTGCGGGATGATCAGGTTTACCACCGGCAGAAAGAAATTCTCCCGGAAGTGGTCAAAGTCGGCCTCGGTCAGCTCGACCTGCTGCGGCGCAGTTACACTAAAATCCACCGTGGTTGCGAACGACGACCCGCCGTCATCGCTCAGCTCGAGCAGAGGATTCAGCCCGGTCTGGTTGACCACTGCAAAGTTCATCGAGGCATAGCGGATCGAGTCAAAGATGTCCTGCATGAAATCGTCATCTACCTCGTCGCGGCCAAAGGCATCGTCCTCGGCCCGGAAAAAGGGATTACCGTCATCATCCTCGAAGACATAATCATCGGGGCCGATCTCCAGGGTCAGGTCGGTAATCGCCAGCTCGACATCCATACCCAGGCTGGCGACCCCGGCTTCAAAGGCGATCGTGGCGTTGGTGCCGGTAATCTCCCAGTTCCAGTCTATTTCGAGACTGCTGCCATCGAACGGAAGCCCGTCCAGCGGCAGGCGCAGCTCCGGGCTGGGGCCGGTGTCACTGGCGGTTTCACTGAAACTGCCGCCATCGCTGATGGTCGCCTCCAGGAATATCTCGATCCCGCTCCAGTTGTCCGGGGTGTTCACCAGCAGTACCATCTCGCCCTCGACTATCGTGGCCGATTCAATAAAATCCGGGGTGTCCAGCTCAATGCCTTCGTAGGTAGCGTCGCCGTCGATGGCCGGGAAATCCACCCCGCTGATGCGGGCGATCTCTGCCCCGGTAATCCCGGGACTGACCGACAGGTCGTAGCCGTGTCCCGCATCTCCATCGGTAAATTCCAGCCGCAGCTCCAGGCGAAAGCTGTTCGGCAGCACAGCTCCGGCCAGATCAATGCTGAATGCGGCGGTATCGTTGCCGGTCACCGTGATGCTGTCCTCGTCGGCGTTTGCGATCACCGCGCCCCCGCTGGTTACCAGGCGCACATTGGAGATTATCGCCTCCGCCCCCGCCGAAAGGGTGTCAAACTCAAGCGGCAGGTTCAGGGTGCCGTTTTCGAACTCGATTTCGCTATAGGTCCCCAGGGCGCTGATGGTAAACAGCCCCTCCTGTCCGGATGGGGGCAGGTTTACGGTTGCACTGCCATCTGGTTCAACCAGCCCTACGGTGAAGCCATCCAGGGAAAAATCATCAAACACATCTGACTGGTCGATATCGACCACAAAGCTCTCTTCGATATCAACCCCGAAGGCGTCATCTATTCCCAGCAGCTCGTTCAGATTGATACTCAGCCGTCCGGCCGGCAGCTGATAGTCCGGAGAGCCCTTTACTTGCACCTCGGTGGGCAGCTCGCAGCCCAGGGCGATCAGCCCCAGTGCCAGCCCCGCCGACAGCAATCGTATTACCTGTCTCATGGCATGCTCCTTGTGCGGGCATCCCCGCACGCTTGTATCGTACAATACAATGATAGCGCAGCAGCCCCGGGGTTTCCAGCCTCCGGGCTCGCGGCCGCGCGCAACCATCAATTTCCGGTCTGCGGCAGGATGATCAGGGATTCCAGCGGGCCGATCTCGAGCTGCCTCGCCGGCTCGGCGGCGCTCGCCGGGATCTCGCGGCCGGTCCACAGCTCCAGCCCGCCGTCCGGGAGCCACGCCCCCGGATCAAGCTGGTGCCAGGTCTCCCCACGGTTTATTACCACGAGCACGCGGTTGCCCTGGTACTCCCGGGAGTAGACCCAGACATCCCCGTCGCGCGCATCGGTCTTGTGTGGCACAAACTGTCCGTAGCGCAGGGCCGGGTGCTCGCGGCGAATTTCGGCCAGGCGGGCAATCTCCTGGAACAGTCGTCCATCTATCCGGTAGCCCGAGTCCCACAGATCCTGGCGATTGTTGCCGCGGGTGCGGCCGTTAAAGGCAACCTCCGGCTGGTGAAATCCCTGCTCGGTGCCGTAGTACAGCTGCGGGATCCCCGGCAAGGTATACAGGGCCGTCAGGGCCAGCATAAGCCGGTCCTCGTCGCGGTCCAGCTTGGAACGGTGCAGAAATCGCGGCATGTCGTGGTTGTCCAGAAAGGTTACCCGCTGCATCCGGCTCTCCGGGCTGTACAGCTGCATCACCTCGTCCGAGAATCGCTCATTCAGCAGTTCGAACGAGCCGTAGTTCGGGGCACGATGCACCGATCCGGCCAGGTTCTTGCCGGCAAAGACCGAGGTCATGGCCCCGGTTACCGAAAAATCCAGCATCGAGTTGAACAGCGGCTGCTCCTCGCTGCCGGTATAGCGCCCGATCGAACGGTCGGCCTCGGTCAGCCGTAGATTCACCACATCATCGTACTCGTAGGCCTCGCCAAACACCAGAAAGTTCTCCTTGCCCAGCTCAGCGGCGTATTCGCGGATGGCCGGTACAAACTCCTCCCAGAATCGCATCGGCAGGTACTTTACGGTGTCGATCCGGTAGCCGTCGATGTCGGTTTCCCGGATCCAGTACTTGAAGATCTCGATCAGCTGCCCGGTTACATAGGGATTGTCGGTGTTCAGGGCATTCAGCAGTCCGGCAAACCCGACGCTGTAGATGTCCTCGCCGGAAAAATGGAAATACTCACTGGCATTTTCGCGTCCGTCGAACGGGGCGGCAGGGGTGTCGGGGATGCCGTCCTGGTACAGATCCTCGCCGTCCTCGCTGTAGTAGTCCCCCATGTGGTTCGGCACAATGTCCTGGATTACATACATCCCGCGCCGGTGTGCCTCGCGGACGAATACCCGGTACTCATGCATGCTGCCAAAGTGGGGGTCGACCGCGAAAAAATCGTGGGCCCAGTACCCGTGGTAGCCGGCAAACCGCTGCCCGTTGTAGTCCGGCGACAGCCACTGGTTCTGTATCTGCGGGGTATGCCAGATCGCCCCGACCCCCAGCGCCTCCAGATAGTTCAGGCGCTCGGTCATCCCGCGGATATCTCCCCCATGAAAATACTCGATATTATCGGGATCATACTCGCCGAAGCCCAGATCGTTGTTGCTGCTGTCACCGTCGGCAAACCGGTCGATCAGCAGAAAGTAGATAACATGATCGCGCCAGTCATCCGGCGACGGGGTATACTCGGTGATCTCCCAGTCGCTCCAGTCAACCTCCTCGGGCGGGAGGGTGGTGGCGCAGCCCGATAGCGTGGCGGCGACAACGAGCACGACTGCGGCGGCAAAGAACGACGCCAGCAGCTGCAGCCGGCGCCTCGGGTACTGCTGATTTTCTGTGTGCATACAAACCTCGCTTTCGAAGCCATCCTACCGCGACGCCAGCAGTTCCGCAATCTGCTGCGACAGCGCCTCGGCATTCAGGGGTTTGGTCTGGATTGCATCCATACCGGCCGCCAGAAAGCGCTCCTGTTCCTCTGGCTGGACATGGGCGGTAACCGCAATAATCGGGATCCCCCGGTTGTGCTCGCCGGCTGCCCCGGTGCGGATCATCCGGGCTGCATCGGTGCCGTCAAGCACCGGCATCTGTACATCCATCAGTACCAGCGCAAACTCCCCTGCCGACAGGAGATCAATCGCCTCCTGCCCGGTGGCCGCCATCTCCGTCCGATACCCGAGCCGCTCGACCAGATGGGCGATAACCCGTTGATTGATCATGTCGTCCTCGGCAATCAGGATCGCCGGTTTCGGGGTACCGACTTCGTCGGGAGTCAGGCTATGTCGGTCGACTGCCGGGGAGCTCGCTTCGCACTCCCCGTCGGTACCATCGGCATCCTGCAGCGGTAATCGCACGGTGAATCGCGCCCCCTTGCCCGGGCTGGACTCGGCGCCCACCGAGCCCCGCATCAAGTCAACCAGCTCCTGCACAATCGCCAGTCCCAGGCCGGTGCCGGCAAACCGGCGCGTCAGCGAGCCATCACCCTGCCGGAAGGGCTGAAACAGGCGCTCTGCCGTGTCGCTGTCAAACCCGATGCCGGTGTCGCGTACCTCTATCACCAGGGTGTCGCTGCCCTCCTCGCCGGGGGTGCAGGAGGCGGTCAGCTGGATGCGGCCCTGGTCGGTAAACTTGACGGCGTTGTTCAGCAGGTTGCCGACTATCTGCCCCACACGGTCGGCATCCCCCAGGACCTGCTCCGGCAGCCGGGGGTTGATCTGCAGGTCAAGCTCCACCCCCTTCTGCCGGGCCAGGAGCCGGTAGGGTTCGGCCAGGCTGCGCAGGGTTTCTCCCGGGTTGTAGCTGCGCTTATGCAGTGCAACCGCCCCGTTGGTAATCCGGGAAAAGTCCAGCAGGTCGTCGACTACTGCCGTCAGGCGCTGGATGCTCTGCTGGGTCAGCAGCAGATACTCCTGCTGATCCGGACTCAGCTCGGTCTCCAGCATCAGCTGGTTCATCCCCATAATTCCGTTCAGCGGGGTGCGGACCTCGTGGCTCACATTGGCGATCAGATAGTCCTTGGCGCGGCTGGCCTCGTCGGCAGCCTGTTTGGCCTGCCGCAGGGCCTCCTCGTAGGACTTGCGATCGGTGATATCGGTCAGGTAGCCGCTCCAGACGATGCTGCCGTCCAGCTTGCGGGTGGGGTGGGCCAGACCATGCAGCCAGCGCTCACCTTTTTGGGGGTGCTGCACGCGAAA comes from the Spirochaeta africana DSM 8902 genome and includes:
- a CDS encoding ATP-binding protein, which encodes MTSHSEPLFHISPNAIARCRTVRPVGSGMPEIYFDEVNQSFCRLTGSTTSTILKTPARQLLPGLCTELSQLPGWQEPKLSSECDRDFERLLPELGRWVRISIRVLDTDRFALFLEDISHQHTAAELMEDYFQTRTSELDYPEIAERFRRLTGAQAAAFHLHCDSEYPSTTVAVAADPDLQEGLATLIGTPMLRNQVQLERLLRLFGDHEIIEVASLAGHLSSRHPYRPLLQRLEEKTLTGQKLIALIRSGERYVGHFTLVMPPGQHFSSHSMAGIFIREVGLLATRVPQDESDDNTLRELVTFSNQVPGGIYRFQQHPDGSFSVPFATSQLAELFGLPTADREITADELIDRVIPADRDPMLEAIQESAAGMSDWDHDFRVQHPQKGERWLHGLAHPTRKLDGSIVWSGYLTDITDRKSYEEALRQAKQAADEASRAKDYLIANVSHEVRTPLNGIMGMNQLMLETELSPDQQEYLLLTQQSIQRLTAVVDDLLDFSRITNGAVALHKRSYNPGETLRSLAEPYRLLARQKGVELDLQINPRLPEQVLGDADRVGQIVGNLLNNAVKFTDQGRIQLTASCTPGEEGSDTLVIEVRDTGIGFDSDTAERLFQPFRQGDGSLTRRFAGTGLGLAIVQELVDLMRGSVGAESSPGKGARFTVRLPLQDADGTDGECEASSPAVDRHSLTPDEVGTPKPAILIAEDDMINQRVIAHLVERLGYRTEMAATGQEAIDLLSAGEFALVLMDVQMPVLDGTDAARMIRTGAAGEHNRGIPIIAVTAHVQPEEQERFLAAGMDAIQTKPLNAEALSQQIAELLASR